CTGAAGCTCAGGTGAGAGGTCACACCTGAGCTGTGACGTCACCGACAGCGGGCGAGGAACTGAGGGACCTCCAAGGTTCACCTGTGGGCAGGTGCGGTCCCAGCGCTGCGAGGGCTCACCTGGgcgctcacctgggcacccacCTGGgcgctcacctgggcacccacCTGGGCGCTCACTTGGGCGCTCACCTGGGCGCTCACCTGATCCCAGCATGGACAGGTGCACACCTGGATGGGGCAGGGCACACCTGGATGGGATGGGGCCTTTCTCTCTTGGACaatggggcagggacagctcaccgggggcacacctgagcacacctggggcacacctgtgctcacctggagCACACCTGAACACACCTgaggcacacctggggcacacctggagcacacctgtgctcacctggagCACACCTgaacacacctggggcacacgtgggcacacctgagctcacctgagcacTGCTGGGGTCACCCagggcacacctgagctcacctggggaccacctgaacacccctgagcacacctggggcacacttgggcacacctgagctcacctgaaCACACCTGGGGTTACCCAGGGCACACCTGAAGACACCTGGGGCATACCTATGGAACATCTgaacacacctggggcacacctggagcacacctggggcacacctgagtTCACCTGGGGAACATTTGGacacacctgagctcacctggggcacacttgggcacacctgagctcacctggggcaCATGTGGGTtacacctgagctcacctgaaCACACCTGGGATCACCCagggcacacctgagctcacctgcgGAACACATGAACACAtctggggcacacctgagctcacctggggcacacctgagctcacctggggaACACCTGAACACACCTGGGGCATACCTGGAGCACACttggggcacacctgagctcacctggggcacacctgagctcacctgtcccacctttCCGGGCGGTACCTGCAGCGCTGGGGGCGGGGCACACCTGGATCGTTCATTAAAGGATTGTTAATTGATTGATCGTTAATTAAAGAATCATTAATTAATTGATTGGTCGTTAATTGATGATGTCATCGCTGCTCTCACCTGAGGCACACCTGGCGCTTTGGGGGCGGAGTCACTGGACAGGTGGGGGAGACCCCCAAAATTCGCATCTAAGGGGGTGGGGCCTCCCAAAATTCACAcctgagggggcggggcttcCCAAAATTCACACCTGGGGGGCGGGGCTTCCTAAAATTCACACCTgaggggggcggggcctccCAAAATTCACACCTGAGGGGGTGGGGCTTCCCAAAAGTCACACCTGGGGGGTGGGGCCTCCCAAAATTCACACCTGGGGGGCGGGGCCTCCCACAATTCACACCTGGAGGGTCCCAGCGCCATTTTGGATTTATTCACCTGTCCAGGTGCGCGGGGGCACCTGAGCCCCGTGGGGACTGAcagggggcggggggaggggccagGTGAGAATGGCCAGGTGAGGTTCAGGTGAGGATTCCAGGTGAGAATTCCAGGTGACGATTCCAGGTGACAATTGCAGGTGGGGTTCAGGTAAGAGGTTCAGGTGAAGATTCCAGGTAAGGGACTGCAGGTAAGAGTAACCAGGTGATTTTCAGGTGAATATTCCATGTGAGAGCGGCCAGGTGAGGTTGAAATGATGATTCCAGGTGAGAGATTCCAGGTGAAGTGCAGGTGAGAGGGATTGCAGGTGAGAGGGGCCAGGTGAGAGGTTCAGGTGGGAGCAACCAGGTGAGGATTCCAGGTGAGAGATTTGAGGTAAAAGCAGCCAGGTGAGAGGTTCAGGTGAGGATTCCAGGTGAGAATTCCAGGTAAGATTCAGGTGAGAGGGATTGCAGGTGAGAAGGGCCAAGTGAGAATTCCAGGTGAGAATTCCAGGTGAGATTCCAGGTGATAATGGCCAGGTAAGGTTCAGGTGAGGATTCCAGTGGAGAGGTTCAGGTGAGAGGTTCAGGTGAGGATTCCAGGTGAAAGATTCCAAGTGACAATTCCAGGTGAGGGATTCTAGGTGAGGTTCAGGTGAGGATTCCAGTGGAGAGGTTCAGGTGTGATGTTCCAggtgccagcacagcaccaCCAGGTGAGTTCCAGGTGTGATATGAGGGGCACCAGGTGAGTTCCAGATGAGATGTGAGGGGCTCCAGGTGAGTTCCACCAGGTGAGTTCCAGGTGAGATGTGAGGGGCTCCAGGTGAGTTCCAGGTGTGATGTGAGGGGCTCCAGGTGAGTTCCAGGTGTGATGTGAGGGGctccaggtgagctccaggtgaGTTCCAGCCCCCAGGTGAGCCCCgccaggtgagctcagggggTGTTGTccatcagctgcagctcctcggCCCCGCCAGGTGAGGCCGTCCTGGGCAGGTAAATGGCGCTGGGGACCCTCGGGGCATCCAGGtgagctggggacacacctggcgtcacctgggctcacctgggcctGCCTGGGGGGCGGGactcacctgggacacacctggccCGGCGAGAATCAGTCCggaccagtatgaaccagtatggaccagtataagCCAGTCCGGACCAGTAGAAAACTcgataaataataataaataataataaataataataaacccAGTAAATACCAGTACAGACCaaataaaaaccagtaaaaaaccAACACAGACCAGTAAAAACTAGCAtggaccagtatagaccagtacaaaccagtaaaacccagtacaaaccagtacaaaccagtataaatcagtataacccagtataacccaatacaaaccagtacaaaccagtataacccagtataatCAATAGAAACCAGTACAACCCgatacaaaccagtataacccagtacaaCTCAGTAAaacccagtacaaaccagtaaaacccagtacaaaccagtacaaaccagtacaaactggtacaacccagtataacccagtacaaaccagtacaacccagtataacccagtgcAAACCaatacaaaccagtataacccagtacaaaccaatacaaaccagtataacccagtataaccagtacaaaccaatacaaaccagtataacccagtacaaaccaatacaaaccagtataacccagtacaaaccaatacaaaccagtataaccagtacaaaccagtacaaccCAGTAAGGGCCGCTAGAACAGGGGCGGGCTCGGGACTACATTACCCAGCGCGCACCGCGCGCACTTCCGGGGCTAGAGGGGGCGTGGTCTGACCAATGCCTCGCGTCCTGATTGGCGGTGGCGAAGGCGGGAAGGCGGAGGAGGCGTGGTCTCGTGAGGCGGAGGGGGCGTGGCTTGGCGAGGCGGTGCGGCCCGGGCGCTGCGCGGCGCCGGGCCCGGTTCTGGCCCGGTTCTACCCCGGTTCTGGCCCGGTTTTATCCCGGTTCCGGCCCCGGCGGAGCCCCCGCGAGCCcggcaggtgagcggggagcggggcaggacgaggaggaggaggaggaggaagcggcggggccgcggcggcggcgcctgTGCGGGACGGGCCTGGAGGGGGCGAGGCCTGAAGGGGCTGAGGGggaaggggcggggccagaacGCGGTGGGGGCGGAGCCTGAGGGcggtgaggggaaaggggcggggcctgagggCGGTGAGGGGCGGGGCGTGAGGTAAAGGGGCGTGGTCTTTAAATGTGGGCGGGGCTTATTGTGGCTTTGTCACGCCCCCGGTTTGGCCACGCCccctggggtgggtttggggtcccacctgcacacctggggtgggtttggggtctcacctgttCCCCCTTTTAGGGTTTGGTGTCCCACCTGcacacctgggatggggctggggtctcacctgtccccccaTGTCAGgtttggggtctcacctgttCCCcctttttgggtttggggtcccacctgcacacctggggtgggtttggggtctcacctgcacacctgggatgggtttggggtctcacctgttCCCCCTTTTagggtttggggtcccacctgcacacctgggatgggtttggggtctcacctgtccctccattttagggtttggggtcccacctgcaCACTCGGGGTGGGGCTGGGGTCTCACCTGTTCCCCCATGTCaggtttggggtcccacctgcacatctgggatggggctgggctctccccTGTCTCTGTACCTTGGGTCTGGTGTCTCACCTGTGCCAGGTCTGGGCTCTCACCTGTCCCCGTGTTTTGAGTCTGAGTTCTCACCTGAGTCAGGTGCAggctctcacctgtcccctgtGTTCCATGTTTGGGCTCTCACCTGTGTCAGGTCTGGGCTCTCACCTGTCCTCGTGTTTAATATCTGGGCTCTCCCCTGTCTCTGTACCTTGGGTCtggtgtctcacctgtctcaggTTTGGGCTCTCATCTGTGTCAGGTCTGAGGACTCACCTGTCCCTGGGTCTGGGCTCTAAGCTGTGTCAGGTGCAGGCTCTCACCTGCCCCCATGTTTAATATCTGGAGTCTCACCTGCCCCATGTTCCATGTTTGGGCTCTCACCTGAGTCAGGTGCAGgctctcacctgtccccccaTGTTTAATATCTGGGCTCTCACCTGTGACAACTCTGGACTCTCACCTGCCCCTGTGTTTTATGTCTGGGCTCTCACCTGTCTCAGGTTTGGGCTCTTACCTGTGTCAGGTCTGAGGTCTCACCTGAGTCAGGTGCAGGCTCTCACCTGTTCCCCCATGTTTAATATCCggtctctcacctgtcccaggtcTGGGCTCTCACCTGTCCCCGTGTTTTGGGTCTGGGCTCTCACCTGAGTCAGGTCTGGGCTCTCACCTGTCCTCGTGTTTAATATCTGAGCTCTCACCTGTCTCTGTACCTTGGGTCtggtgtctcacctgtcccagctctgggctctcaCCTGTGTCAGGTGCAggctctcacctgtccccatgTTTCATATGTGGAGTTTCACCTGCCCCATGTTCCATGTTTGGGCTCTCACCTGAGTCAGGTGCAGgctctcacctgtccccccaTGTTTAATATCCGGTCTCTCACCTGTGACAAGTCTGGACTCTCACCTGTCCCCGTGTTTTGGGTCTGGGCTCTCACCTGTGTCAGGTCTGGGCTCTCACCTGTCCTCGTGTTTAATATCTGGGCTCTCACCTGTCTCTGTACCTTGGGTCtggtgtctcacctgtctcaggTTTGGGCTCTTACCTGTGTCAGGTCTGAGGTCTCACCTGAGTCAGGTGCAggctctcacctgtccccatgTTTAATATCTGggctctcacctgtcccaggtcTGGGCTCTCACCTGTCCCCGTGTTTTGGGTCTGGGCTCTCAGCTGTGTCAGGTGCAGGCTCTCACCTGTCCCCCATGTTTAATATTTGGTCTCTCACCTGTGTGAGGTCTGGTGACTCACCTGTCCCCTTGTTTTATGTCTGggctctcacctgtcccagctccaggctctCACCTGTGTCAGGTCTGGGCTCTCACCTGAGTCCGGTGTGAGCACAGGTGTCTGGGCTCTCACCTGCGGCCGTGTCCCCCTCAGGTGCGGCCATGGCGGGCGCGGCGCCCCCCGCAGGTGCCCCCGAGCACCCCTTCACCTGCCGGGAGTGCGGCAAATCCTTCCGCTGGTCCTCGCGCCTGGCGCATCACCTGCGCAGCCACACAGGTGAGCGCCCCTACAAGTGCCCCGAGTGCCCCAAGGCCTTCAAGGGCTCCTCCGCCCTCCTCTACCACCTGCGGGGCCACACAGGTGAGCGGCCCTACGCCTGTGCCACCTGCGGCAAGAGCTTCAAGCGCTCCTCGCTGCTGCAGGCGCACCTGCGCGTGCACACGGGGCTGCGCGCCTTCAGGTGCGCCCAGTGCGGCCTCACCTTCAAGTGGGCGTCGCACTACCAGTACCACCTGCGGCAGCACTCAGGTGAGCGGCCGTACCGCTGCCCCGCCTGCCCCAAGGCCTTCAAGAACTCCTCCAGCCTGCGGCGCCACCGCCACACCCACACAGGTGAGCGCCCGCACACCTGCGGCACCTGCGGCAAGGGCTTCGCGCAGGCGGCCAACCTGCGGCAGCACCTGCGGGTGCACACAGGTGAGCGGCCGTACTCCTGCGGCACCTGCGGGAAGAGCTTCACGCACTCCTCCAACCTGCACCTGCACCTGCGCACgcacggccccgccccgccctgccccgcctGCGCCGCGCCCGCGGCCTCGCGCACCTGCCCGCGCCGACACCTgccgggccccgccccgcccgccgccgccgcctcaccTGAGCCGCTCTGGCGGCCAACGGGGCTCACCTGCGCCCAGCAAGAggcgccgccggccccgccccaccGCTGCCTCACCTGCGGCGAGAGCTTCGACAGCACCTCGGGGCTGGCGCGGCACGTGCCCGGCCACGAGCGGCCCAGGTGTGCTGCCACCACCAGAGCCCCGCCTCACCTGGCCGCGCCCCCGCCAGGTGAGCCCGCGCCACCGGCCCCGCCCGAGCGGCCGTACAGGTGCGGCGAGTGCGGCAAAGCCTTCAAGGGCTCCTCGGGGCTGCGCTACCACCTGCGCGACCACACAGGTGAGCGTCCCTACGCCTGCGGCACCTGCGGCAAGAGCTTCAAGCGCTCCTCGCTGCTGCAGGCGCACCTGCGCGTGCACACGGGGCTGCGCGCCTTCAGGTGCGCCCAGTGCGGCCTCACCTTCAAGTGGGCGTCGCACTACCAGTACCACCTGCGGCAGCACTCAGGTGAGCGGCCGTACCGCTGCCCCGCCTGCCCCAAGGCCTTCAAGAACTCCTCCAGCCTGCGGCGCCACCGCCACACCCACACAGGTGAGCGCCCGCACACCTGCGGCACCTGCGGCAAGGGCTTCGCGCAGGCGGCCAACCTGCGGCAGCACCTGCGGGTGCACACAGGTGAGCGGCCGTACGCGTGCGGCACCTGCGGCAAGAGCTTCACGCACTCATCCAACCTGCACCTGCACCTGCGCACGCACTCGGCGGCGcggcccttccgctgccccacCTGCGCCAAGGCCTTCGCCGCCGCCGCCTACCTGCAGCGGCACCTGCGCACCCACGGCGCCGCCCTGCGCACCGCACCTGCGCCGCCGCCCCCACCTGCGGTGTACCTGGTGCTGGGCCCCGCCCCCGgcaaggtgctgctgctgcccgccacgcccggccccgcccggccgcaCCTGGCGCAGGTGGGGCAGCGCGGCTGGCGGGGGGTGCTGCTCATACCTGGCGGCGGGACGGAGGGGACTGAggtgacaggtgtgacaggggTTCCAGGTGTGACAGGGGTTACAGGTGTGACAGGGGTTCCAGGTGTGACAGGGGTTACAGGGGTTACAGGTATGACAGCGGTTCCAGGTGTGCCAGGGGTTACAGGTGTGCCAGGGGttacaggtgtgacaggtgtgccaggggtTACAGGTGTGACAGGGGTTCCAGGTGTGACAGGGGTTACAGGGGTTACAGGTATGACAGCGGTTCCAGGTGTGCCAGGGGTTACAGGTGTGACAGCGGTTCCAGGGGTTACAGCGGttccaggtgtgccaggtgtgccaggtgtgacAGTGGttccaggtgtgacaggtgtgacaggtgtgacaggggtgacaggtgtgacaggggTTACAGGTGTGACAGGTATGACAGGAGTAGGTGTGCCAGGTATAACAGGTGTGGTgggtgtgacaggtgtgacaggtgtaGGTTTCACAGGCGTCACAGGTACAACAGGTGTGACAGGGCTTACAGGTGTGACAGGGCTTACAGGTTTGACAGGCGGAGATCTCACAGGTGTACCTGTCACAGGTGTGCCAGCTGgaggtgtgacaggtgtgccagctgGAGGTGTCACAGGTACAACCGGTGTGACAAGCGTTACAGGTGTGACAGGGGGTACAGGTGTGACAGGGCTTACAGGTGTGACAGGCGGAGGTCTCACAGGTGTACCTGTCACAGGCGCCACAGGTATCACAGGTatcacaggtgtgacaggtgtcACAGGTATCACAGGTATCACAGGTGTAGGTGTCACAGGTGTGCCAGCTGgaggtgtgacaggtgtgaccGCTGGAGGTGTCACAGGTACAACCGCTGTGACAGGGGttacaggtgtgacaggtgtaGGTCTCACAGGTCTTACAGGTGTACCTgtcacaggtgtgacaggtgtcACAGGTGGAGATGTCACAGGTGTCCAGCTCCAGGTACTGCCGGTGGCTCCAGAGGTCACCAAtgtccagctgcagggccaggaggtgacaggtgggacaggtgtgACGGGTTTAGGTGTGACTGGTGGGACAGGTGTGATGGGTTtaggtgggacaggtgggacaggttTAGGTGGGACAGTTGtcacaggtgggacaggtgtgACGGGTTtaggtgggacaggtgggacaggtgtaGGTGTCACAGGTGTCACAGGTGTCACAGGTGTCAAAGGTGTCACAGGTGTCACAGGTGtaggtgtgacaggtgtgacgGGTTTAGGTGGGACAGGTAGGACAGGTGTAGGTGTCACAGGTGTCACAGGTgtcacaggtgtgacaggttTAGGTGGGACAGGTGTCACAGGTGTCACAGGTGTCACAGGTGTGACAAGTTTAGGTGGGACAGGTGTGATGGGTTTAGGTGGgacaggtgtcccaggtgtcacAGGTGTGACATGTTTAGGTGGGACAGGTGGTACAGGTgtcacaggtgtgacaggtttaggtgtgacaggtgtgacgGGTTTAGGTGGGACAGGTGTCACAGGTgtcacaggtgtgacaggttTAGGTGGGACAGGTGTGATGGGTTTAGGTGGGACAGGTTTAGGTGGGACAGGTGTCACAGGTgtcacaggtgtgacaggtgtaGGTGTGACAGGGGtgcagctccaggtgctcccGGTGCCCTCAGAGGTGACCAACGTCCAGCTCCAGCCACCTGAGCTCACCAGtgtccagctccaggtgctgccaccgcccccaggtgccaccaacctccagctccaggtgctgccaccgcccccaggtgccaccaacctccagctccaggtgctgccaccacccccaggtgccaccagcctccagctccaggtgctgccaCCGCCCCCAGGTGCCACCAGCCTCCAGCTCCAGGTGTTGGCCGGACCACCTGAGATGACCAACGTCCAGCTCCAGCCAGGTGAGGTCGCCACTGTCCAGCTCCAGGTGTTGCCTCCACCTCCAGGTGCCACCAACGTCCAGCTCCAGCCAGGTGAGGTCACCaacctccagctccaggtgtTGCCACCACCTTCAGCTGGCGCAGGTGTCCAGCTCCAGGCCACCGAGGTGACCAATGTCCACCTGGGGACCTCAGAGGTGACTGATATCCACCTGGGAACCTCAGAGGTTACCGATGTCCACCTGGAGACCTCAGAGCTGCCCAGTGTCCATTTGGAGACCACCCAGATGACCGATGTCCACCTGGAAACCTCAGAACTGCCCAGTGTCCACTTGGAGCCCACCGAGGTGACCAGTGTCCACCTGGAGACCTCAGAGCTGCCCAGTGTCCACCTGGAAACCTCAGAGGTGACCGATGTCCACCTGGAGCCCACGGAGATGACCGATGTCCACTTTGAGCCCACCGTGGTGACCGATGTCCACCTGGAGACCTCAGAGGTGACCGATGTCCACCTGGAACCCACGGAGATGACCAGTGTCCACCTGGAGACCTCAGAGCTGCCCAGAATCCATCTGGAGAACTCAGAGGTGACTGATGTCCACTTGGAACCCACCCAGATGACCAGTGTCCACCTGAAGCCCACCGCGGTGACCGATGTCCACCTGGAGCCCACGGAGATGACCAGTGTCCACCTGGGGACCTCAGAGGTGACCAATGTCCACCTGGAGACCTCAGAACTGCCCAGAATCCACCTGGAACCCACCCAGATGACCGAAGTCCACTTGGAGCCCGTGGAGGAGGTGTCCAGTGCCCACCTGGAGCCCACTGAGGTGACCGATGTCCATCTGGGAACCTCAGAACTGCCCAGAATCCACCTGGAGACCACCGAGGTGACCGATGTCCACCTGGAACCCACTGAGGTGACCAATGTCCACCTGGGGACCTCAGAGGTGACCGATGTCCACATGGAGACCTCAGAGGTGACCAATGTCCACCTGGACACCTCAGAGGAGGTGCCCGATGCCCACCTGGACACCTTGGCCATGACCAGTGTCCACCTGGAGGTGCCTGGAGCTCACCTGGAACCCACCGAGGTGCACCTGGAACCCCCCTAGGATGTGCCCGGTGCCCACCTGGAGACCCCAGAGGTGCCCAGTgcccacctggacacacctTGGAGATGACCCATGTCCACCTGGAGACCCCAGAGGTGCCCAGTgcccacctggacacacctTGGAGATGACCCATGTCCACCTGGAGACCCCAGAGGTGCCCAGTgcccacctggacacacctTGGAGATGACCCATGTCCACCTGGAGACCCCACAGGTGCCCAGTgcccacctggacacacctTGGAGGTGCCCAcctctcacctgcacaggtgCCTGGTGCCCACCTGGAGCCCCCCAGATGCTCCTGGCCCAGGGGATCCCGTGCCCCgccctgtgctcacctgtgccCGCAGGTGAGGGGTACCAGGGGGTACCTGAGGgtacctgagctcacctgtgccTGCAGGTGAGGGGTGCCAGGGGGTACCTGAGGGGTACCTGAGGGGTACCTGGAGGTACCTGagctcacctgcccaggtgaggggtgccagggggtacctggggggtgccagggggtaCCTGAGGGGTACCTGagctcacctgcccaggtgaggggtgcctgggggtacctgaggggtgccagggggtatctggggggtgccagggggtacctgaggggtgccagggggtgccagggggtacctggggggtacctgagctcacctgcccaggtgaggggTGCCAGGGGGTACCTGAGGGTACctggggggtgccagggggtaCCTGAGGGTACCTGGAGGGTACCTGGGGGTACCTGAGCTCACCTGCACAGGGGAGGGGTGCCAGGGGGTACctggggggtgccagggggtacctgagctcacctgcccaggtgaggggtgccagggggtacctggggggtacctggggggtgccagggggtacctgagctcacctgcccaggtgaggggtgccagggggtacctggggggtgccagggggtaCCTGAGGGGTACCTGAGGGGTGCCAGGGGGTACCTGGGGGGTGTCAGGGGGTACCTGAGGGTACCtggggggtacctggggggtacctgagctcacctgcccaggtgaggcgTGCCAGGGGGTACCTGAGGTGTGCCAGGGGGTACCTGAGGGGTACCTGagctcacctgcccaggtgaggggtgccagggggtacctggggggtacctgggggtacctgaggggtacctgagctcacctgtgccCGCAGGTGAGGGGTGCCAGGGGGTACCTGAGGTGTGCCAGGGGGTACCTGAGGGGTACCTGagctcacctgcccaggtgaggggtgccagggggtacctgggggtacctggggggtgccagggggtacctgagctcacctgtgccCGCAGGTGAGGGGTGCCAGGGGGTACCTGTGGGGTGCCAGGGGGTACCTGGAGGGTACctggggggtgccagggggtaCCAGGGGGTACCTGagctcacctgcccaggtgaggctgTTCCCGCGTCCCCCCCCCGTGTCAATAAAggcgcccctccccccaccgTGCTGTTCCTGCTtccgggaggggcggggccaagctgggaggggcggggccaggggaggagaggggcggggccaaTGGAGAGAGGGCGGGGCTAAgggaggagggggcggggctaagggaggagggggcggggccaaggtTGGAGGGGCGGGGCCAGTACGgccccagtgactcccagtatggtcccagtatggccccagtatgatcccagtgactcccagtgactcccagtatggtcccagtatggcccagtatgatcccagtgactcccagtgactcccagtatggtaccagtatggcccagtatgatcccagtgactcccagtatgatcccagtgattcccagtatgatcccagtatgatcccagtgaCTCGCAGTATGGTACCAGTGATTCCCAATATCCCTCAGTGATtcccagtatggccccagtatgatcccagtatggccccagtaactcccagtgattcccagtatgatcccagtgattcccagtatggccccagtagctcccagtatggccccagtgattcccagtatggcccagtatgatcccagtatgatcccagtgattcccagtatggccccagtgactcccagtatggccccagtgattcccagtatggccccagttactcccagtatggccccagtatcccccagtatggcccagtccatcccagtatgatcccagtacttcccagtatgatcccagtgattcccagtatggcccagtccatcccagtatgatcccagtgattcccagtatgatcc
The DNA window shown above is from Taeniopygia guttata chromosome 37, bTaeGut7.mat, whole genome shotgun sequence and carries:
- the LOC121468820 gene encoding uncharacterized protein isoform X2 — protein: MAGAAPPAGAPEHPFTCRECGKSFRWSSRLAHHLRSHTGERPYKCPECPKAFKGSSALLYHLRGHTGERPYACATCGKSFKRSSLLQAHLRVHTGLRAFRCAQCGLTFKWASHYQYHLRQHSGERPYRCPACPKAFKNSSSLRRHRHTHTGERPHTCGTCGKGFAQAANLRQHLRVHTGERPYSCGTCGKSFTHSSNLHLHLRTHGPAPPCPACAAPAASRTCPRRHLPGPAPPAAAASPEPLWRPTGLTCAQQEAPPAPPHRCLTCGESFDSTSGLARHVPGHERPRCAATTRAPPHLAAPPPGEPAPPAPPERPYRCGECGKAFKGSSGLRYHLRDHTGERPYACGTCGKSFKRSSLLQAHLRVHTGLRAFRCAQCGLTFKWASHYQYHLRQHSGERPYRCPACPKAFKNSSSLRRHRHTHTGERPHTCGTCGKGFAQAANLRQHLRVHTGERPYACGTCGKSFTHSSNLHLHLRTHSAARPFRCPTCAKAFAAAAYLQRHLRTHGAALRTAPAPPPPPAVYLVLGPAPGKVLLLPATPGPARPHLAQVGQRGWRGVLLIPGGGTEGTEVTGVTGVPGVTGVTGVTGVPGVTGVTGVTGMTAVPGVPGVTGVPGVTGVTGVPGVTGVTGVPGVTGVTGVTGMTAVPGVPGVTGVTAVPGVTAVPGVPGVPGVTVVPGVTGVTGVTGVTGVTGVTGVTGMTGVGVPGITGVVGVTGVTGVGFTGVTGTTGVTGLTGVTGLTGLTGGDLTGVPVTGVTGVTGITGITGVGVTGVPAGGVTGVTAGGVTGTTAVTGVTGVTGVGLTGLTGVPVTGVTGVTGGDVTGVQLQVLPVAPEVTNVQLQGQEVTGGTGGTGGTGLGGTVVTGGTGVTGLGGTGGTGVGVTGVTGVTGLGGTGVMGLGGTGLGGTGVMGLGGTGLGGTGVTGVTGVTGVGVTGVQLQVLPVPSEVTNVQLQPPELTSVQLQVLPPPPGATNLQLQVLPPPPGATNLQLQVLPPPPGATSLQLQVLPPPPGATSLQLQVLAGPPEMTNVQLQPGEVATVQLQVLPPPPGATNVQLQPGEVTNLQLQVLPPPSAGAGVQLQATEVTNVHLGTSEVTDIHLGTSEVTDVHLETSELPSVHLETTQMTDVHLETSELPSVHLEPTEVTSVHLETSELPSVHLETSEVTDVHLEPTEMTDVHFEPTVVTDVHLETSEVTDVHLEPTEMTSVHLETSELPRIHLENSEVTDVHLEPTQMTSVHLKPTAVTDVHLEPTEMTSVHLGTSEVTNVHLETSELPRIHLEPTQMTEVHLEPVEEVSSAHLEPTEVTDVHLGTSELPRIHLETTEVTDVHLEPTEVTNVHLGTSEVTDVHMETSEVTNVHLDTSEEVPDAHLDTLAMTSVHLEVPGAHLEPTEVHLEPP
- the LOC121468820 gene encoding uncharacterized protein isoform X1 — protein: MAGAAPPAGAPEHPFTCRECGKSFRWSSRLAHHLRSHTGERPYKCPECPKAFKGSSALLYHLRGHTGERPYACATCGKSFKRSSLLQAHLRVHTGLRAFRCAQCGLTFKWASHYQYHLRQHSGERPYRCPACPKAFKNSSSLRRHRHTHTGERPHTCGTCGKGFAQAANLRQHLRVHTGERPYSCGTCGKSFTHSSNLHLHLRTHGPAPPCPACAAPAASRTCPRRHLPGPAPPAAAASPEPLWRPTGLTCAQQEAPPAPPHRCLTCGESFDSTSGLARHVPGHERPRCAATTRAPPHLAAPPPGEPAPPAPPERPYRCGECGKAFKGSSGLRYHLRDHTGERPYACGTCGKSFKRSSLLQAHLRVHTGLRAFRCAQCGLTFKWASHYQYHLRQHSGERPYRCPACPKAFKNSSSLRRHRHTHTGERPHTCGTCGKGFAQAANLRQHLRVHTGERPYACGTCGKSFTHSSNLHLHLRTHSAARPFRCPTCAKAFAAAAYLQRHLRTHGAALRTAPAPPPPPAVYLVLGPAPGKVLLLPATPGPARPHLAQVGQRGWRGVLLIPGGGTEGTEVTGVTGVPGVTGVTGVTGVPGVTGVTGVTGMTAVPGVPGVTGVPGVTGVTGVPGVTGVTGVPGVTGVTGVTGMTAVPGVPGVTGVTAVPGVTAVPGVPGVPGVTVVPGVTGVTGVTGVTGVTGVTGVTGMTGVGVPGITGVVGVTGVTGVGFTGVTGTTGVTGLTGVTGLTGLTGGDLTGVPVTGVPAGGVTGVPAGGVTGTTGVTSVTGVTGGTGVTGLTGVTGGGLTGVPVTGATGITGITGVTGVTGITGITGVGVTGVPAGGVTGVTAGGVTGTTAVTGVTGVTGVGLTGLTGVPVTGVTGVTGGDVTGVQLQVLPVAPEVTNVQLQGQEVTGGTGGTGGTGLGGTVVTGGTGVTGLGGTGGTGVGVTGVTGVTGVKGVTGVTGVGVTGVTGLGGTGRTGVGVTGVTGVGVTGVQLQVLPVPSEVTNVQLQPPELTSVQLQVLPPPPGATNLQLQVLPPPPGATNLQLQVLPPPPGATSLQLQVLPPPPGATSLQLQVLAGPPEMTNVQLQPGEVATVQLQVLPPPPGATNVQLQPGEVTNLQLQVLPPPSAGAGVQLQATEVTNVHLGTSEVTDIHLGTSEVTDVHLETSELPSVHLETTQMTDVHLETSELPSVHLEPTEVTSVHLETSELPSVHLETSEVTDVHLEPTEMTDVHFEPTVVTDVHLETSEVTDVHLEPTEMTSVHLETSELPRIHLENSEVTDVHLEPTQMTSVHLKPTAVTDVHLEPTEMTSVHLGTSEVTNVHLETSELPRIHLEPTQMTEVHLEPVEEVSSAHLEPTEVTDVHLGTSELPRIHLETTEVTDVHLEPTEVTNVHLGTSEVTDVHMETSEVTNVHLDTSEEVPDAHLDTLAMTSVHLEVPGAHLEPTEVHLEPP